In Nocardia higoensis, the following proteins share a genomic window:
- a CDS encoding TetR/AcrR family transcriptional regulator: MTRASSGTYRGASTEERREDRRRRLLDAALEIVGTQSLSALTVRGVCEQAKVGPRFFYEAFPDLDALAVTLLLELQTSALDRARAAVAACSGPPAERIRAGVGALIGELIDDPRRANIVFAQAFGNEALMRSRFASMRTVAATIIEQTRVILDIPEGHDTAVAATSQLITGGAAELVLVWLDGGLDVDRQGLIDLVGDFTIAMIERLPSVAERLS; encoded by the coding sequence ATGACGCGCGCATCCTCGGGCACGTATCGCGGAGCCTCGACCGAGGAACGTCGCGAAGATCGCCGCCGCCGCCTGTTGGACGCCGCACTGGAGATCGTCGGCACCCAGAGCTTGTCGGCGCTGACCGTGCGCGGGGTCTGCGAGCAGGCGAAAGTCGGCCCGCGCTTCTTCTACGAGGCATTCCCCGACCTCGACGCGCTGGCCGTCACCTTGCTGCTGGAGCTGCAGACCTCCGCCCTCGACCGGGCCCGCGCTGCCGTCGCCGCCTGTTCCGGGCCGCCCGCCGAGCGGATCAGGGCGGGGGTGGGCGCGCTCATCGGCGAGCTCATCGACGACCCGCGGCGGGCCAATATCGTGTTCGCCCAAGCCTTCGGCAACGAGGCGCTCATGCGGTCACGCTTCGCCAGCATGCGCACGGTGGCCGCGACCATCATCGAGCAGACCCGGGTCATCCTGGACATCCCCGAGGGGCATGACACCGCCGTGGCGGCCACATCGCAGCTGATCACCGGTGGCGCCGCGGAACTGGTGCTGGTGTGGCTCGACGGCGGCCTCGACGTCGACCGGCAGGGTTTGATCGATCTGGTCGGTGATTTCACGATCGCGATGATCGAACGCCTGCCCTCGGTGGCCGAACGCCTGAGCTGA
- a CDS encoding cytochrome P450 produces the protein MMKRYKPHMTPLAEPPAGSGLKPTLGDYGPPGIGYTLHTLADPMTFSRERFEQLGPVSWLGVLGRAVVTINGPEAFEEVLLDRNKVFSAQRGWEWLIGPFFHGGVLLRDFDDHMFHRRILQQAFTRPRLIGYQELTSPLLRRGIAAWQPSPEFHLHTAVKQLLLHQATEVFVGAKLGPESVALAHAFDDAVHGGTAMVRANVPGGVWARGLRGRRKLEEYFRSEIEVKRAGDGADLFSVLSKATTDEGHTFTDEEVVQHMIFVMLAAHDTSTIATCMLVYELGRHPQWQERLREEARALGKDSLGYEDLDSMPLLDMAFKEALRMYAPVAQQARETIADTDICGHYVPKGTLVMCGPYMMMRMAKYWSDPDEFDPERFSPQRREDKSHRFAWSPFGGGAHKCIGLYFGGMTVKAVLHQMLLNYRWSVRPGYEPLLVAGTGPTPADGLPIELERISR, from the coding sequence ATGATGAAGCGCTACAAGCCGCACATGACTCCGCTCGCCGAGCCGCCGGCGGGCAGCGGCCTGAAACCGACACTGGGCGACTATGGTCCACCGGGCATCGGCTACACCCTGCACACCCTCGCCGATCCGATGACCTTCTCCCGAGAGCGGTTCGAACAGCTCGGCCCGGTCTCCTGGCTCGGCGTGCTCGGGCGCGCGGTGGTCACCATCAACGGCCCCGAGGCCTTCGAGGAAGTGCTGCTCGATCGCAACAAGGTCTTCTCCGCCCAACGCGGCTGGGAATGGCTGATCGGCCCGTTCTTCCACGGTGGCGTGCTGCTGCGCGACTTCGACGACCACATGTTCCACCGCCGGATCCTGCAGCAGGCTTTCACCCGGCCCCGCCTGATCGGCTATCAGGAACTGACCAGCCCGCTGCTGCGCCGCGGCATCGCCGCCTGGCAGCCCTCGCCGGAATTCCACCTGCACACCGCGGTCAAGCAACTGCTGTTGCACCAGGCGACCGAGGTCTTCGTCGGCGCGAAACTGGGCCCGGAGAGCGTGGCACTGGCACACGCCTTCGACGACGCGGTGCACGGCGGCACCGCGATGGTGCGCGCCAATGTGCCCGGTGGGGTGTGGGCGCGCGGGCTGCGCGGGCGGCGCAAGCTCGAGGAGTACTTCCGCAGCGAGATCGAGGTCAAGCGCGCGGGCGACGGGGCCGATCTGTTCAGCGTGCTGAGCAAGGCGACCACCGACGAGGGCCACACCTTCACCGACGAAGAAGTCGTCCAGCACATGATCTTCGTGATGCTGGCCGCCCACGACACCAGCACCATCGCGACCTGCATGCTCGTCTACGAACTGGGCAGGCATCCGCAGTGGCAGGAGCGGCTGCGCGAGGAGGCCCGCGCACTGGGCAAGGACTCGCTCGGCTACGAGGATCTGGACTCGATGCCGTTGCTGGACATGGCTTTCAAGGAGGCGCTGCGGATGTACGCGCCGGTCGCTCAGCAGGCCCGCGAGACCATCGCCGACACCGACATCTGCGGGCACTACGTGCCCAAGGGCACGCTGGTCATGTGCGGTCCGTACATGATGATGCGCATGGCGAAATACTGGAGCGATCCCGACGAATTCGATCCCGAGCGGTTCTCCCCGCAGCGGCGCGAGGACAAGTCGCATCGCTTCGCCTGGTCGCCCTTCGGCGGCGGCGCGCACAAGTGCATCGGGCTGTACTTCGGTGGGATGACGGTCAAGGCGGTGCTGCACCAGATGCTGCTGAACTACCGCTGGTCGGTGCGCCCCGGCTACGAACCGCTGCTGGTGGCCGGTACCGGCCCGACGCCCGCCGACGGCCTGCCCATCGAACTGGAACGGATCAGCCGATGA
- a CDS encoding cupin domain-containing protein, producing the protein MTEQTAPQTAPQTPAATGTTEFVPGDGPGPSARRLLAGPGLTLVGFSFRTGQVLDEHKAPGPILVSCVSGRIDLEITGGETPGAHRLDPGSTVYITGGDPHRLTALEDSVVHVTLHRNL; encoded by the coding sequence ATGACCGAACAGACCGCTCCCCAGACCGCTCCCCAGACACCCGCGGCCACCGGCACCACCGAGTTCGTGCCCGGCGACGGCCCCGGCCCCAGTGCCCGCAGGCTGCTCGCCGGACCCGGACTGACCCTGGTGGGCTTCAGCTTCCGCACCGGCCAGGTGCTCGACGAGCACAAGGCCCCCGGCCCGATCCTGGTCAGCTGCGTCAGCGGCCGTATCGATCTGGAGATCACCGGCGGCGAGACGCCGGGCGCGCACCGGCTCGATCCCGGTTCGACGGTGTACATCACCGGCGGCGATCCGCATCGGCTCACCGCGCTGGAGGACTCCGTCGTCCACGTGACGCTGCACCGCAACCTCTGA
- a CDS encoding ferredoxin → MKLIADRNRCEGHGMCEALAPELFRVGDDGIVTLLRDTVTEADRDIVELAVDSCPVQALSLDRGQDRSPSAEFE, encoded by the coding sequence ATGAAATTGATCGCCGACAGGAACCGTTGCGAGGGACACGGCATGTGCGAGGCGCTGGCGCCGGAGCTGTTCCGCGTCGGCGACGACGGCATCGTCACCCTCCTGCGCGACACCGTCACCGAGGCCGATCGCGACATCGTCGAACTCGCGGTCGACAGCTGCCCGGTACAGGCGCTGAGCCTGGACCGCGGCCAGGACCGATCACCCTCGGCGGAATTCGAGTAG
- a CDS encoding class I SAM-dependent methyltransferase, translating to MTTPLPFDKRDSAHLPGHWLLARLGKRVLRPGGAEMTENMLDAAKLTGADVVELAPGLGKTATSILRRNPASYRGVEADADAAALSAAAVGTAGVVTSGDAADTGLEPESADAVVGEAMLTMQTDTHKSAIIAEAFRVLRPGGRYAIHELSLTPDDLPEGTKTELRKALARSIKVNARPLTAAEWRDILERGGFEIEHVGYAPMALLQPRRVLADEGVLGTARIVGNVLRDKPARARVLAMRSTFNAHRRELRAISVIARKPKA from the coding sequence ATGACCACACCCCTGCCCTTCGACAAGCGCGATTCCGCGCACTTGCCCGGTCATTGGCTCCTGGCTCGCCTCGGCAAGCGGGTGCTGCGCCCGGGCGGCGCCGAGATGACCGAGAACATGCTCGACGCGGCGAAGCTGACCGGCGCCGACGTGGTGGAGCTCGCCCCCGGTCTCGGCAAGACGGCCACCTCCATCCTGCGCCGCAACCCGGCCAGCTACCGGGGTGTGGAGGCCGATGCCGACGCCGCCGCGCTCAGCGCCGCCGCGGTCGGTACCGCGGGCGTGGTCACCAGCGGTGACGCCGCCGACACCGGTCTGGAGCCCGAGTCCGCCGATGCGGTCGTCGGCGAGGCGATGCTGACCATGCAGACCGACACGCACAAATCGGCCATCATCGCCGAGGCGTTCCGGGTGCTGCGCCCCGGCGGTCGCTACGCCATCCACGAGCTGTCGCTGACACCGGACGATCTGCCCGAAGGGACCAAGACAGAGCTGCGCAAGGCGCTGGCCCGCTCCATCAAGGTCAACGCCCGCCCGCTCACCGCCGCCGAATGGCGCGACATCCTGGAGCGGGGCGGCTTCGAGATCGAGCACGTCGGCTACGCGCCGATGGCCCTGCTGCAGCCGCGTCGGGTGCTCGCCGACGAGGGCGTTCTCGGCACGGCGCGCATCGTCGGTAATGTCCTGCGCGACAAGCCGGCCCGCGCGCGGGTGCTGGCCATGCGCTCCACCTTCAACGCCCACAGGCGCGAACTGCGCGCCATCTCCGTCATCGCGAGGAAGCCGAAGGCATGA
- a CDS encoding diguanylate cyclase domain-containing protein, whose product MGARELAARWADALDGVVAPALTRREIETLLTELTETLIAAIRGDREPDVAYAVAARLVAANYRDPLAVSRTVRVVCTDMAEACCARTDPAFERCRDRAVAVAAEFGAGFTGALRGVALVEQETTLGAALATAREAEARRQLSEARFEAVFAGASVGIGTVDVRGRVLEVNAAFAEMLGLPQESMPGRSVAELLGPVNIGLAYGQMQRMVSGEIDRFRLETEHIRPDGDVSFIDLSMSAVRDAYGQMRFLIGVAVDVTERKQLADRLWHDAHHDSLTGLPNRTLFFDRLAEAQAPIGLCYVDLDGFKEINDRWGHAVGDTVLREVGERLRDAVRADELPARVGGDEFVVLVERCVGCAQLDALIGRLHEALIEPIEVVDQGVRVGASIGSAFVRERPEAVDQLLRAADAAMYRDKNSASQRDGAEEYRPGAAERT is encoded by the coding sequence GTGGGAGCGCGCGAGCTGGCGGCGCGGTGGGCCGATGCCCTGGACGGTGTCGTCGCCCCCGCCCTCACCCGCCGCGAGATCGAGACGCTGCTGACCGAGCTGACCGAGACCCTGATCGCGGCGATCCGTGGTGATCGGGAACCGGACGTCGCTTACGCGGTGGCCGCTCGGCTGGTCGCCGCCAACTATCGTGACCCGCTCGCCGTCAGCCGCACGGTGCGCGTCGTCTGCACCGACATGGCCGAGGCATGCTGCGCGCGCACCGATCCGGCATTCGAGCGCTGCCGCGATCGCGCGGTCGCCGTGGCCGCCGAATTCGGCGCGGGATTCACCGGCGCACTGCGCGGTGTCGCGCTGGTCGAGCAGGAGACCACGCTCGGCGCGGCGCTGGCGACCGCCCGCGAAGCCGAGGCCAGGCGCCAGTTGTCCGAAGCCCGCTTCGAGGCGGTGTTCGCGGGCGCCTCGGTCGGCATCGGCACCGTCGACGTCCGGGGCCGGGTTCTCGAAGTGAATGCCGCCTTCGCCGAAATGCTCGGTCTGCCACAGGAATCCATGCCCGGCCGCTCGGTGGCCGAACTGCTCGGGCCGGTCAACATCGGCCTCGCCTACGGCCAGATGCAGCGGATGGTCAGCGGCGAGATCGACCGGTTCCGGTTGGAGACCGAGCATATCCGCCCGGACGGTGATGTGTCGTTCATCGACCTGTCCATGTCGGCGGTACGGGATGCGTACGGGCAGATGCGATTCCTCATCGGCGTGGCCGTCGACGTGACCGAACGCAAACAGCTGGCCGACCGACTCTGGCACGATGCCCATCACGACAGCCTCACCGGCCTGCCCAACCGGACGCTGTTCTTCGACCGGCTCGCCGAGGCGCAGGCGCCGATCGGATTGTGCTATGTCGATCTGGACGGGTTCAAGGAGATCAACGACCGGTGGGGGCACGCCGTCGGAGACACCGTGCTGCGCGAGGTCGGCGAGCGGTTGCGCGATGCCGTTCGCGCCGACGAACTACCCGCGCGCGTCGGCGGCGACGAATTCGTCGTGCTCGTCGAACGCTGCGTCGGATGCGCTCAGCTGGACGCGCTCATCGGACGGCTGCACGAGGCGCTGATCGAGCCGATCGAGGTGGTGGATCAGGGGGTGCGGGTCGGCGCGAGCATCGGGTCGGCGTTCGTGCGGGAACGGCCGGAAGCGGTCGACCAACTCCTGCGCGCCGCCGACGCCGCGATGTACCGGGACAAGAACAGCGCGTCGCAGCGTGACGGCGCCGAGGAATACCGGCCCGGAGCGGCGGAACGGACCTGA
- a CDS encoding cation diffusion facilitator family transporter, with translation MGADSDPRRLGVALALIGGFMTIEVVVGLLAQSLALITDAAHMLTDAAAIVLALVAIRLARRPAAGKYTYGYKRAEILSAQANGVTLLLLAAFFVFEGIHRLIDPPEVAGPLVLITAVAGIVVNIAAAWCISHANRTSLNVEGAFQHILNDMYAFIGTAVAGAVVWLAGYPRADAIAALVVAALMIKAGWSLVRESGRIFLEAAPAHLDPDDIGARICAIPQVTEVHDLHVWTITSGEPSLSAHVLVEDAADCHAVRKRIETTLLADFELAHTTLQIDHAADCPADTHCAEPHGPTHRS, from the coding sequence GTGGGCGCCGACTCCGATCCGCGCCGGCTCGGGGTCGCACTGGCGCTGATCGGCGGTTTCATGACGATCGAAGTGGTCGTCGGCCTGCTCGCGCAGTCACTGGCGCTGATCACCGACGCCGCGCACATGCTCACCGATGCCGCCGCGATCGTGCTGGCACTGGTGGCCATCCGGCTCGCCCGCCGCCCGGCCGCGGGCAAGTACACCTACGGCTACAAACGCGCCGAGATCCTCTCCGCGCAGGCCAACGGCGTCACCCTGCTGTTGCTGGCGGCGTTCTTCGTCTTCGAGGGCATCCATCGGCTGATCGATCCGCCGGAGGTGGCCGGGCCACTGGTGCTGATCACCGCCGTGGCCGGCATCGTGGTCAATATCGCGGCCGCCTGGTGCATCAGCCACGCCAACCGCACGAGCCTCAATGTCGAGGGCGCCTTCCAGCACATCCTCAACGACATGTACGCCTTCATCGGCACGGCGGTGGCGGGCGCGGTGGTCTGGCTCGCGGGCTATCCGCGCGCCGACGCCATCGCGGCGCTGGTGGTCGCGGCGCTGATGATCAAGGCGGGCTGGTCCCTGGTACGCGAGTCGGGTCGCATCTTCCTGGAGGCCGCGCCCGCTCATCTCGACCCCGACGACATCGGCGCGCGGATTTGCGCGATACCGCAGGTCACCGAGGTCCACGATCTGCACGTGTGGACGATAACCTCCGGCGAGCCGTCGTTGTCGGCGCACGTCCTGGTCGAGGACGCCGCCGACTGCCATGCCGTGCGCAAACGGATCGAGACCACCCTGCTGGCCGATTTCGAACTCGCGCACACCACCCTGCAGATCGACCACGCCGCGGACTGTCCGGCCGACACCCACTGCGCCGAACCGCACGGCCCGACCCACCGGTCCTGA
- a CDS encoding SAM-dependent methyltransferase, with protein MDRPSWAPEGVDMHQVSPARMYDALLGGSHNFEIDRMAAEMGKKLVPDLPRLALSNRAFLRRSVRYLVEAGITQFIDIGSGIPTVGNVHEVAQGVDPSVRVLYIDIDPVAVAQSRSLLSGNDNAGAIEADLRKPAELMARVRESGLIDLDRPVGVLLIAVLHLLADADEPVDKVGRLYDSVAEGSYVAISHLTSELRPDDAAVLGASAGNSSKVGIHFRPAARIVGMFDRWVPVEPGVVEPSMWRPESERDRHEEPGRSLALAGVGRKV; from the coding sequence ATGGACAGGCCGTCCTGGGCGCCCGAGGGCGTCGACATGCACCAGGTCAGCCCGGCGCGGATGTACGACGCGCTCTTGGGTGGCTCGCACAATTTCGAGATCGACCGGATGGCGGCCGAGATGGGCAAGAAGCTGGTGCCCGACCTGCCGCGCCTGGCGCTGAGCAATCGCGCGTTTCTCCGGCGCTCGGTGCGCTACCTGGTGGAGGCGGGGATCACTCAGTTCATCGACATCGGCTCCGGCATCCCCACTGTCGGCAATGTGCACGAGGTCGCCCAGGGGGTCGACCCCTCGGTGCGGGTGCTCTACATCGATATCGATCCGGTCGCCGTCGCGCAGTCGCGCTCGTTGCTCAGCGGAAACGACAATGCCGGGGCGATCGAGGCGGACCTGCGCAAGCCCGCCGAGCTGATGGCGCGGGTACGCGAATCCGGTCTGATCGACCTCGATCGTCCGGTGGGCGTGCTGCTGATCGCCGTGCTGCATCTGCTGGCCGACGCCGACGAACCGGTGGACAAGGTCGGCCGGCTCTACGATTCGGTGGCCGAGGGCTCCTACGTCGCGATCTCCCACCTGACATCGGAATTGCGGCCCGATGACGCCGCCGTGCTCGGCGCGAGCGCCGGCAACTCCAGCAAGGTCGGCATCCACTTCCGTCCCGCGGCCCGGATCGTCGGTATGTTCGACAGGTGGGTGCCGGTGGAACCAGGGGTCGTCGAACCGTCCATGTGGCGACCGGAATCCGAACGCGATCGGCACGAGGAGCCGGGACGCTCACTCGCCCTGGCCGGCGTCGGTCGCAAGGTGTGA